From a single Planctellipticum variicoloris genomic region:
- the drmD gene encoding DISARM system SNF2-like helicase DrmD has product MSRSVSIPEVGQAVRVRNRLATVRAVEPYDSRLPDGRLHIVELEYLDDFRYPESEQLLWEVEATAEPLGKTTLPSVDANRPDSPGALQAFVNAHRWTRLNRLREKDGIEDEPLLGVWNSAIQVHPYQLEPVIRALSMPRVSLLLADGVGLGKTIQSGLVLEELLLRRRIRRILVVCPAMLQRQWKYELRRKFNLDFELIDSDSTFQLRRRMGIDTNPWKAFPRIITSMDYLRMPDVLQQFLQASDAGPEAESNGRALPHAPWDLMIVDECHHFAPQSGSRTSQRTRMLREIRFLFEHRIFASATPHNGKTVSFTGLLELLDPIRFQMAVEMDETDRNNLKEVRIRRLKDDINKSSFRPPFAEQLPPIQLPIKLSPKESALYDALREYRNHGQAALAKASAGERWLGQFIYSLLTKRLLSCPYAFARTWWRHVEEEAPDDSRTLFDMARVSAERAEEQTKSDDERSLLEDDAARYSGAYFRSHGNSISDLQGRVKRALEALGYDRRTAEDPGKLPALAKKSDSKTEALVDWIEKNLFAEGVLRDDERLIVFTEYKETLFFLEQRLLQVPGFDKNTLRLLYGGMSPDDFEAVKGEFEDKTSAARLLLATDAASEGINMQEECRWIIHYDIPWSPSKIVQRNGRVSRHGQTRDVSVHYFCSSEDEDLDFLAYVAKKVSTIKDDLGSVERVFDAAIHRHFEGRKIEQRQIDFAVQDEIKKSPEGVDLGHSSESDIRDLERRARQLLEGTDARLGISPEALVQILRTAIAVEGQGALDDIPDRPGFYRLRPPPRWEGLTRQTLTVGSRTDRMELCFDAAAVEEEISGRRIMRLKKHQVLMRLGHPLMRQAMATLSRQLHEPLGNDAVFRWSIAALHRSGFDALLVFHYTVTAINELREPLHDEVFSTVLRIEGDRLSPVDDDFERLVLGSEFLPVKSAERRDGWVRTIRSHWFQHRGELEALLKRQEGEIRLVLERRAQVTLQRELDAEAESYRYRLKELQDRSREQELSKLAKELLREQAEAQQPQLFEEIQEDAKLRVQDIEEQMNVLRQDVDRTRHLLTKERDHRLNTVLPKRFTLLDGSTGVRVLPLALTYLIPATAEDLR; this is encoded by the coding sequence GTGTCTCGATCCGTTTCGATTCCCGAAGTCGGCCAGGCCGTTAGAGTTAGGAATCGCCTTGCCACGGTCAGGGCCGTCGAACCTTACGATAGCAGACTGCCGGACGGTCGCCTTCATATCGTCGAACTCGAATACCTGGACGATTTTCGGTACCCGGAGTCAGAACAACTCCTCTGGGAAGTAGAAGCGACTGCTGAGCCGCTCGGGAAAACGACCCTGCCCAGCGTGGACGCGAATCGTCCAGATAGTCCAGGAGCACTCCAGGCGTTCGTCAACGCTCACCGCTGGACCCGCCTCAACCGACTGCGAGAGAAGGACGGTATCGAGGACGAGCCGCTGTTGGGAGTCTGGAATTCGGCAATTCAGGTTCATCCGTACCAGTTGGAGCCGGTGATTCGTGCGCTCTCGATGCCCCGCGTCAGTCTGCTTCTGGCGGACGGAGTGGGGCTTGGAAAGACGATCCAATCCGGGTTGGTGCTGGAAGAACTGCTGCTCCGGCGGCGAATCCGCCGCATTCTCGTCGTCTGCCCGGCGATGCTTCAGCGCCAGTGGAAGTACGAACTGCGGCGGAAGTTCAATCTCGACTTCGAGCTGATCGATTCAGATTCGACCTTTCAGCTTCGCCGCCGCATGGGCATCGACACGAATCCCTGGAAAGCATTCCCGCGGATCATCACGTCGATGGATTACCTGCGGATGCCGGACGTGCTCCAACAGTTCCTGCAGGCGTCGGATGCCGGTCCCGAAGCCGAATCCAATGGACGCGCCCTGCCCCACGCCCCGTGGGATCTGATGATCGTCGACGAGTGCCATCATTTCGCCCCTCAGAGCGGAAGTCGGACGAGTCAACGAACCCGGATGTTGCGGGAAATCCGCTTCCTATTCGAACACCGGATATTTGCCTCGGCGACACCGCACAACGGCAAGACCGTTTCGTTCACCGGTCTGCTCGAACTGCTCGACCCCATTCGATTTCAGATGGCGGTCGAGATGGACGAGACCGACCGGAACAATTTGAAAGAAGTCCGTATCCGGCGGCTGAAGGACGACATCAACAAGAGTTCGTTTCGCCCTCCGTTTGCCGAGCAGTTGCCGCCGATTCAATTGCCGATCAAACTCTCACCCAAAGAGTCGGCGCTCTACGATGCGCTGCGGGAATACCGCAACCACGGACAGGCAGCCCTTGCCAAGGCTTCCGCGGGAGAACGCTGGCTTGGGCAATTCATCTACTCGCTGCTCACGAAGCGGCTGCTATCGTGCCCCTATGCATTCGCGCGAACCTGGTGGCGGCACGTCGAGGAGGAAGCTCCGGACGACTCCAGGACGCTGTTCGACATGGCCCGTGTGTCGGCAGAACGGGCCGAAGAGCAGACCAAGAGCGACGACGAGCGGTCTCTCCTGGAAGACGACGCTGCCCGGTACAGCGGCGCTTACTTCCGATCCCACGGGAATTCCATCAGCGATCTGCAGGGCCGGGTGAAGCGGGCTCTTGAAGCCCTCGGCTACGATCGTAGGACGGCCGAAGACCCTGGCAAGTTGCCAGCGCTCGCCAAGAAATCAGATTCGAAGACGGAAGCTCTCGTCGATTGGATCGAAAAGAACCTCTTCGCCGAAGGCGTGCTTCGCGACGACGAGCGGCTGATCGTCTTTACGGAATACAAGGAAACGCTGTTCTTTCTGGAGCAGCGGTTGCTGCAGGTGCCGGGATTTGACAAGAACACGCTGCGTTTGCTCTACGGCGGCATGAGCCCGGATGACTTTGAGGCTGTCAAAGGCGAATTCGAGGACAAGACTTCGGCCGCACGACTCCTGCTGGCGACCGATGCCGCCTCCGAAGGCATCAACATGCAGGAGGAATGCCGCTGGATCATCCACTACGACATCCCGTGGTCCCCTTCGAAGATCGTGCAACGGAACGGGCGCGTCTCCCGTCATGGGCAGACCCGCGACGTGTCAGTCCATTATTTCTGCTCCAGCGAAGATGAGGATCTCGACTTCCTCGCATACGTTGCCAAGAAAGTCAGCACGATTAAGGACGATCTGGGAAGTGTCGAACGGGTCTTTGACGCGGCCATTCACCGGCACTTCGAGGGGCGAAAAATCGAACAGCGACAGATCGATTTTGCCGTCCAGGACGAGATTAAGAAGAGCCCTGAAGGGGTTGACCTGGGCCATTCCTCAGAGAGCGACATCCGCGACCTGGAGAGGCGTGCCCGACAACTGCTCGAAGGGACTGATGCCCGGCTGGGAATTTCTCCCGAGGCGCTGGTGCAGATTCTGCGAACTGCGATTGCCGTGGAAGGTCAAGGGGCACTGGACGACATTCCGGACCGGCCTGGCTTCTATCGACTGAGGCCCCCGCCGCGCTGGGAGGGACTGACGCGCCAGACCCTCACCGTCGGGTCCCGTACGGATCGTATGGAGCTGTGTTTCGATGCCGCCGCCGTGGAGGAAGAAATCTCCGGTCGGCGCATCATGCGACTCAAGAAGCATCAGGTCCTGATGCGGCTCGGTCACCCGCTGATGCGTCAGGCGATGGCGACACTGTCCCGTCAGTTGCATGAACCACTGGGGAATGACGCCGTTTTCCGCTGGTCGATAGCGGCTCTCCACCGCTCCGGTTTCGATGCCCTGCTGGTGTTTCATTACACCGTCACCGCCATCAATGAACTGCGAGAGCCATTGCACGATGAGGTCTTCTCGACGGTCCTGCGGATTGAAGGCGACCGGTTGTCTCCCGTCGACGATGACTTCGAGCGGCTCGTGCTTGGGAGCGAGTTTCTGCCGGTCAAATCTGCGGAACGCCGGGATGGCTGGGTGCGGACGATTCGGAGTCACTGGTTCCAGCACAGGGGCGAACTCGAAGCTCTGCTGAAGCGGCAGGAGGGAGAAATTCGCCTGGTGCTGGAACGCCGGGCACAGGTGACGCTGCAACGGGAACTGGACGCCGAGGCAGAAAGCTACCGTTATCGACTCAAGGAACTTCAGGACCGCAGCCGCGAACAGGAATTGAGCAAACTGGCCAAGGAACTGCTGCGAGAGCAGGCGGAAGCCCAGCAGCCGCAACTGTTCGAAGAAATTCAGGAAGATGCCAAATTGCGGGTGCAGGACATCGAAGAGCAGATGAACGTGCTGCGCCAGGAC
- a CDS encoding VOC family protein yields the protein MQFSHVALNCRDMAATEQFYSQHFGFRRARVIDLGSDQIVFLKSGSMYLELFRSTGEPPAAPPEKDGPAWPGVRHLAFQVDDVDAALAEIGDDAVVTLGPLSFDSFIPGWRTAWVKDPDGNIVEVSQGFVDEFELDAVATTLELALQK from the coding sequence ATGCAGTTTTCCCACGTGGCCCTCAACTGCCGCGACATGGCCGCCACCGAGCAGTTCTACTCGCAGCACTTCGGCTTCCGACGCGCGCGGGTCATTGACCTTGGCAGCGACCAGATCGTATTCCTCAAGTCGGGGAGCATGTATCTGGAACTGTTCCGGTCGACCGGGGAACCGCCCGCCGCTCCTCCCGAGAAGGACGGCCCCGCCTGGCCGGGCGTCCGTCATCTTGCGTTTCAGGTGGATGATGTCGACGCCGCGCTGGCGGAGATCGGCGACGACGCGGTTGTCACGCTGGGTCCGCTGAGCTTCGACTCTTTCATTCCTGGCTGGCGGACTGCCTGGGTGAAGGACCCCGACGGCAACATTGTCGAAGTCAGCCAGGGATTTGTCGACGAGTTCGAGCTGGACGCCGTCGCGACGACATTGGAGCTGGCACTTCAGAAGTAA
- a CDS encoding sulfatase-like hydrolase/transferase — protein sequence MAPHAPYQAPDDYIRQHASAKDEIWRTYAGMITCPDDQIGRVVSALEKKGVRNNTIIHFSSNNGGAINAMFATGARSPEERNESGGVGLGAKPPASNGQLRGGKASLHEGGVRVPAFVNWPGELHPRTVNEPVHMVDVMPTLLNRAGGETERRSSVRR from the coding sequence CTGGCGCCTCATGCTCCCTACCAGGCGCCGGACGATTACATCAGACAGCATGCTTCCGCGAAGGACGAAATCTGGCGCACGTACGCCGGGATGATCACATGCCCTGATGACCAGATCGGGCGAGTCGTTTCCGCGCTGGAAAAGAAGGGCGTCCGCAACAACACGATCATTCACTTTTCCAGCAATAACGGAGGAGCAATCAATGCCATGTTTGCCACTGGAGCGCGCTCGCCCGAAGAGCGAAACGAGAGCGGCGGCGTCGGTCTGGGCGCCAAACCTCCCGCTTCCAATGGCCAGCTCCGTGGCGGCAAAGCGTCGCTGCACGAGGGGGGCGTGCGAGTTCCGGCGTTCGTCAACTGGCCGGGCGAGCTCCATCCGCGGACGGTGAATGAGCCCGTGCATATGGTCGATGTCATGCCCACGCTCCTGAATCGCGCAGGGGGGGAAACGGAGCGACGATCATCCGTTCGACGGTAA
- a CDS encoding sulfatase-like hydrolase/transferase, translating to MDRIVQSVVLTVTLLTGESAWSQQTRPNIVYIMADDLGNAGLGDRGGNIKTPNIDKLATEGVRLESFYGQPVCTPARTALMTGRYPMRYGLQTVVIFPSHSYGLPTDERTLPQALKDVGYKTLMVGKRHLGTPIRSSGRRIAASIISTGTSSAKSTTSRASEAASSTGSATVRFSKKADITRSSLATTRSNSLMSRTGAAVLPLLCVAGASCSLPGAGRLHQTACFREGRNLAHVRRDDHMP from the coding sequence ATGGACCGAATCGTCCAATCCGTCGTTCTCACCGTCACCCTGCTGACTGGCGAGTCGGCCTGGTCACAGCAGACCAGGCCCAACATTGTCTATATCATGGCGGACGACCTGGGGAACGCCGGCCTTGGAGATCGTGGCGGAAACATCAAGACTCCGAATATCGACAAGCTCGCCACCGAAGGCGTGCGGCTGGAGTCATTCTACGGCCAGCCGGTCTGCACTCCCGCGCGAACCGCGCTCATGACCGGGCGATATCCGATGCGGTACGGCTTGCAGACGGTCGTCATCTTTCCGAGTCACTCCTACGGTTTGCCGACCGACGAGCGCACTTTGCCGCAGGCGCTCAAGGACGTCGGTTACAAGACTCTGATGGTCGGCAAACGGCACCTCGGAACGCCGATAAGAAGTTCTGGCCGCAGAATCGCGGCTTCGATTATTTCTACGGGAACGTCATCGGCGAAGTCGACTACTTCACGCGCGAGCGAGGCGGCATCATCGACTGGCAGCGCAACGGTACGTTTCTCAAAGAAGGCGGATATTACACGAAGCTCATTGGCGACGACGCGGTCAAACTCATTGATGAGCAGGACGGGAGCAGCCGTTCTTCCTCTACTTTGCGTCGCTGGCGCCTCATGCTCCCTACCAGGCGCCGGACGATTACATCAGACAGCATGCTTCCGCGAAGGACGAAATCTGGCGCACGTACGCCGGGATGATCACATGCCCTGA